The following is a genomic window from Mus pahari chromosome 1, PAHARI_EIJ_v1.1, whole genome shotgun sequence.
TGGTTTCCTGACCCACTGCCCAGCTACAAGGGAAGGGCTCCATATAATCTTCACTAGGACCTAGCTGCCTGGTGCGAGGGCCACTAGGAGCCATAGCAGGTGGGCCCTCTCTGGGGCCTTACTCTGGGCTCTGCATGAGGCTTCTCTGAGTAGGCAGCAGGAGGGTAGGTCATGATGCTGGCACTGATGTCCCCTTGCCCCATTCCACAGATACCTGGTGCTAGAACATGTGTCTGGGGGAGAGCTGTTCGACTACCTGGTGAAGAAGGGCCGGCTGACCCCCAAGGAGGCCCGCAAGTTCTTCCGGCAGATCATCTCTGCACTGGACTTCTGTCACAGCCACTCCATATGGTGCGAGCCAGGCCAGGCTGGGTCAGGCCTGCATCTCAAGGGTGGTGGGCTTCTTACGGGCTTTGTCTAGGCCTTGAAAGGCAACCTGGAGCCCACTTAGGCTTCATTCCTGTCAAGGGCAGGAGGACACAGCATCCCTGTCACCAAGACCAGGAAGACCACTTAGTGTTAGCTGCCTGTGTATTATATGCTTAGATTGTCCCAGGCCTGCCCTACTAACAGGAGTTTGAAAAGGGAAAGAGTCTTCATCAAAGTgtgggagagggaaagtgggCGCAGGCTGCATTTAGGTTCATTTGGCCCTTCCTCCCCAGCCATAGAGACTTGAAGCCAGAGAACCTGCTGCTAGATGAGAGGAACAACATCCGTATTGCAGACTTTGGCATGGCATCCCTGCAGGTGGGAGACAGCCTGCTGGAGACCAGTTGCGGGTGAGTGAGTGATGCCCCACAGACCCACAACATGGCCCTGGGGGTAGATACCATGGCCACTTCTGCCCAGACTGAACAAGCTTTGAGATGGGTGGCCTGTGGCTGAAGAGCACTAAAGCTGGACTGAAGGCAGAGAGCAGGACCCCTGTCCTTAGAATAAGCATGTGGGGATGCTTTGTCTGGCACAAGCATCTTCTTTCAGTGGTGGGAGCCAGGGCACAGTTTCATCGAGCCTTCTCTCCTGGGTCTGGATAGATGAGCAGCCAGGTCTAAGCAGAGCAGGCCCCAGGCCTCAGACCCCCATCCCCTATCAGAAGATACAGGGCATTTAGTTTGGGAGGACTTGGTCTCAAAGCCATTCAGCCTCTTGGAGTCAGCCCAGCCATGGCCTGTGGACATGCAGGCTTCCTAGGGCAGAGCTCCTGTGGAGAAAGCCTAGGGAGGGTATAGGGTCTGGGTTGTGTACCCTGGCCTCCTACCCACTaaccttctttttttcccttagatCTCCACACTATGCCTGTCCGGAAGTGATTCGGGTAAGCAGTCACCGGTGTTCCTGTGGTTGAAGGGCCCCTCATCCTGCTACTACTGGGTTAAATACGGCTCAGCTGCCTTCCCTCAGACCTACTCGCCCACTAGATACCCCTACTCTGTATACTGCCAACATCTGGCATCGCCTACTAGATACCCCTACTCTGTATACTGCCAACATCTGGCATCGCCTACTAGATGCCCCTACTCTGTATACTGCCGACATCTGGCATCCCCCTCTAGATACCCCTACTCTGTATACTGCCAACATCTGGCATCGCCTACTAGATGCCCCTACTCTGTATACTGCCAACATCTGGCATCGCCTACTAGATGCCCCTNCCCTACTCTGTATACTGCCAACATCTGGCATCGCCTACTAGATGCCCCTACTCTGTATACTGCCAACATCTGGCATCGCCTACTAGATGCCCCTAACCTGCACACTGCCAACGTCTGGCATTGCCCCCTCCACAGGGCGAGAAGTATGATGGCCGCAAGGCAGATGTGTGGAGCTGTGGTGTGATCCTGTTCGCCTTGCTGGTGGTGAGCCCCACTTGCCTCACCTTTTGCTTCCATTTCCCTATctccccatatcccctcccctgctctcctttTATGCTACTACCCATGATGAGTGCTGTCCTGCCTACCCACAGGGGGCTCTGCCTTTTGATGATGACAACCTGCGGCAGTTGCTGGAGAAGGTCAAGCGTGGTGTGTTCCACATGCCACACTTTATCCCACCAGACTGCCAGAGTCTCCTGCGTGGCATGATTGAGGTGGACGCAGCTCGGCGCCTCACGGTGCGTCCTGTCTACCCCTCTGCTCTGTTCAGAACTTGACTGCCCATGGGGAGCCAGGCCCTTGTACATTCTTATTGTCCCTTCACACCATCTCTTAGACCTGTCATCCTCAGACAGTCCTGTACTGGTGGAATCTCAAGTGTCCACTTCTGGCACTTACTCCTGGGCACTTTAGGGAGAAAATGTCCCTAAGGGTGGGGCTTCCCacctgtgtctgagtgtgtgctgCAGGCATACCACAGGTATATCAGTGTGAGTCTGTGCTGTACCAGATGGATGGGCTCAGGTATGGGTCTGTGTATGATACCATGTGTGCCCAGGTATGTGTGGACAGAGTTTGTACCCAGCTGTGGGAAAAATATGCACAACTGTACAGAGGGTGAGTACTCATGTGTGTGCTacctatgcatgtatgtgtgtttgtgtgtgtcaagGGCTGTGGCCAGCTGCTGGGATGAATATATGAGCATATGAGTATATGCTTAGCTTGGGAAGCATGCCCTCAGCTGTGTGCAGAGTGAATCCTCAGGTATCACCTACACACAGCAGTATGTGGATGAAGATGTGCGTACTGTTTTATGTGGCTGTGCACAGCTGCATGTGAGTGTCCGTGTGTGTTTGTCCCTGTGTgagtgtccgtgtgtgtgtgtgtgtgtgtgtgtgtgtgtgtatgtgtgtctgtgtgtatgtgtgtgatctgtACAAAATTGTGTGTATGCTCAGGCATAGAGGCCCTGTGCCCAAATCTTAGGGGCACAAGTACGGTAGGTAGCAGCCCCGAGACTATGAGTGGTTGGTTCAGGTgagctctggagggtctcccCTCCTTTGCTGCCATCTTGCCCCTCTGATATCCTTGTGGTTTGCCCCCTGGCAGTGTGAGCATCCCAGCTCCATCAGCTATGGGGTAGACAAGGGTGTAGGGGAAGCCCCAGCAGCTTGTCTTGAGCCACACAGCATCTGCCCATGTAAGAGAAACAAGATGCCTGGTGGGCTGGTCCTTTCTAGAAGAGATATCATCTGCTCTCTCCCACAAAGCAAGTTGTCCCTGTCTCTGAGTCAGGATGGAGAGAAAGGTGTAATGGGCTACCCCAGCCTCCTGCCCGCACTTGCACCCGTCCCCTTCCAGCCGCCTGGCTTTGCTTCCTGGACTGGTTCCTCACGTGATGCCCTCTGATCCGGGACAGGTGCCCCAGGGCACTGCTTGCTTCCTTGCCTCTCTTTTCCGTGGACCCCTGTCCCCTGGCCTCTCCTTCCCTGGCTTTATTTCCTCTGCCATCTGGGGTAGGGGCAGGAGTAGGGGTGCTGGCCCGGGCCTCTGAGAATGCAGCCCCTGCCCTGCCTTCTCCTATTCTCCCACTCTGGCCCCCTACCCCCTAACGTGGGCTCCCCTGGTACTAACcccctgtttctctttccttgtagCTAGAGCACATTCAGAAACACATATGGTATATGTAAGTAGCTTCTCTGCCCACTAACGCCTGCTTTGCCTGTTGCTGTGGCCTGCAGGGCCTGCTAGGAAGGGGGGAGGGTGCCAGCCAGCTCCGGGCTGCCCTAGCCTCACTCTCTACCTCCCTGAGCGGCTGCTGCAGGATGCAGGAGGTTTGCAGGGCAGGGTGCAGGGACAGCATCAGGACTTGGGCTAATGTAAGGGTGGATCTTGCACCCTCCTGGCCACCTCAGGGTGGGTGGAATGGTTTCAGGATAGGCTGAAGTGAGTGACTGCTGCTGGGTGCCCTGTCGTCCACAGAGGTGGCAAGAATGAGCCAGAGCCAGAACAGCCCATCCCACGCAAGGTGCAGATCCGCTCACTACCCAGTTTGGAAGACATTGACCCTGATGTGTTGGATAGCATGCACTCACTGGGCTGCTTCCGAGACCGCAACAAGCTGCTGCAGGACCTGCTATCTGAGGAGTACGTTGGGGTGGTGTAGGGGTGCTTTAGTCACTGGGCTCCATGTCCCAAGGTCTAGCTGCACTAGGGGGCATCCATTTTGGTCCCTGTGGATCCTCTAAGGTAGGTGGCCATAGCCAGAGTAGAGTCCCTGCAAGGCCACTGTCAGACACCTCATGTCACCACATATACATCCTTGGCACCTCTCGCCTGCTGCAGGGAGAATCAGGAAAAGATGATTTATTTCCTCCTCCTGGATCGGAAAGAACGGTATCCCAGCCATGAGGATGAGGACCTGCCCCCCAGGAATGAAATAGGTACAAAGTTTCCACCCTACCCCATGCctcctgtttctggttcctggCCCAGTCTGACCACAGTCTTCACACAGACCCTCCCCGGAAGCGCGTGGATTCCCCGATGCTGAACCGGCATGGCAAGCGGCGACCTGAGCGCAAGTCCATGGAAGTGCTCAGTGTGACAGATGGTGGCTCCCCAGTGCCTGCACGGAGAGCCATTGAGATGGCCCAGCATGGCCAGAGGTATATGCCTGCACTGAGGCCCCAAGCCTTCCTCCTATTGCCCAGGCCAGGGCAGCATCAGGTTCTTAGCCTACTACCCTTAGTCTGGCCTTGCTTGTCTCTGCCCACTCTCCCTGGGATCTGGACTGAGGCCACTGGACTGGGCTGGAGTTCACTGCGCTAAGCATGCTGGCTGGCTGCATGGGCTGAGCTGGGCTGCACTGGATTGAGCTGATTGCGCTGGCCTGTGGTGAAGGGGACTAGACTGGATTGGGCTGGGTTAGGCTAAGGTGGACGGTATTTAACTGACTTGGGGTTGGCTGGACTTGACTAGTTGTACTGGGCTGAGCTGTGCTGGCTGGACAGAACTAAGTAGAATGGGGTGAGCTAGGATGGACTAGACTGTGTTGTGATGGACTAGACTGTGTTGAACTGGCCAGGAttaacctaggctggcctggcctgAACTATTTTTGTGTCGTCTGGCTGGACTGTCCTAGATTAAACTGGACTGGATGGTCTTATCTGGACTAGCTCTACTTATCTAGCTGTACTAGACTGGAATGAACTGGTCTGTGCTGAGCTTGCCTGGGCTGAGCTGGTCTGGCCTGGACTTTATAAACTGGTCTGGACTGAACTAGACTGGATTGGACCAAATTGAACTGGGCTGAGCTGAAGTAGGATGGACTGGACTAGGCTGGGCTGAGCTGTGCCTGGCTGCACTGTTGTTGATTGAGCTGGGCTATGATATGGTTTCACTGTGTGCAGAGCCCCTTGCTCATCAGGCTTGTCCCTCCCTGGTGCTTGGCTGCCTTGGATTTGGATTGGTATGGTACAGCTTTGTTCAGAGACCCCTGCCCAGCAAGCTCGTCCCTACATGGTGCTCAGGCATCTCCAGGTGTCCAGTAGCAGCACTGTGGCAGGAGAGTGCTGAGAAGACGGGCACTTAGAGCCTGCAAAGCCGGGCCCTGGCTGAGTGGAGCACCctaacaggcaggcaggcttgaTCATCTGTCAACAGGCCTGAGCTGGGAGATCCCACAGGCCCTGCCAGCAGAGTCAGCATTGTACTCTGCAAGAAACACCCACtgcccattctttctgctgggagCCAGCTCTGCCCCTGAATTTGTCAGTAACTAGGAGCCATGTCATGGCTAGGTAGTCATCAAGATAGCACTTCCTCTACCTTGACTTTAGTGTGCTGGTATCTCAGACCTACTAGGTCCTCCCCATGGATCCAGGCTAGCTCATGCTCCAGCCTCAAAGTTTCACTCCTTGAGAAACTTCTTCCAACTTCCTAGCCAGCCATGGCTCACAATCCCTTGGCTTCTGGCAACAAGGCGGGACAGCAAGGGTCCCTCTTGGCAATGTTCTTACCTAACACTTCTCCTGGATTCTGCCTCTTGTGGATATGCTTCACCTCAACAAAGATCTCCCAGTAGCTCTAGTGTACACCATGTACTCAAGAGATGGTTGCCTTTCCTTGGCCTCTCTCGAACCCCAAAGGGTAGGGAAGGGTCAGTGCTCAGCTCTGAGCTTCCTGGCCTCTAATATAGCTTCTAGGCCTATGAGCTGCAGGGTGGGCCCATCTGTGGGACAATGTCTGTCTCCAAGGGGATCTGGAAGGCCCTTTGTCCTGGAACATCTAGCCTGCTTCTGCTCTGGTTTTGCCACTTGACACTGGGCTCTGATGGGACCACTGGTGGGGATAAGGGATCCTGTGGCTGGTGCTGACACTGAGTCTATACATCTCTAAGCTTGGCTACCTCCCTACCTGGAAGGTCACCCAGGGCAGGCTGTGCTGTGGCTTctgtccccttcctctctcttcatctctgtcccCTGGACTGGGGCTGGTGGGCCATGCTTGGAGGGCCAGGCAGCACATGGCCCAGCAGCTGACCTGCGTGCGTGTGGCCGGGCAGTAACTCTGTTTTCTCGCTTTGTTCCTGCTGTAGTAAAGCAGTGTTCAGTAAAAGCCTGGATATCGCTGAAGCCCATCCCCAATTCAGCAAAGAAGACAGGTATACACCCTGCCCATCCAATCCGCCCTTCCAGCCCTAGATGCAGGACTCCTGCCTGAGCCCCGCAGACAGAGGCGGGCCTGGAGGCAGGGCTTACTGACAGACACTTCCACCTCTCTTTTCTGGGAATGGAATTATCTAGCAGGCCAGGGGAAGAGCTGGCCTGGGCAGCTATAAGGATGCAAGGAGGGGTGGGGTTGCTGGGGCAAGGCCCATGGCCAGCCCAAGCCAGAGGCCCATATACTCAAGGCTTGCAAAGGCCCACAATGGGTACCACCCTGCACCCTGCACAAACCTGCCTTATGGTTGCAGGCCTGCCACCCCCTGCCACTCTTTTATGCAGATGGCCTTGGTATTATTCCCACAAGGGCTGGCCAGTTTAGACGAAGTGGCTAAGTGTCCTATACTCCTGGCAGGTGGCAGCAGGCCAGTAACAGCTGCTGCCCATGAATGCTGCTGATTGGCTGGGCCACATCCTGTTGAGCTGCAtactgccgccccccccccccccccgtacctgCCTGTGCCCCTTCCTGCTTGCCTCTTGCCTACTTGGCTTTCCTCAGGGCTGGAGTCATCTTTCCTACTTTGGACAGATTGCAGCTCAGTCCCAACATTGCTAGACGGAGAGGTTGATGTGGCTCCCATGCTTATGTCTCagcttcccttcttcttcccttgtgCCCAGCAATGTGCTCCTGTCTGGCATGGTGGGATCAAAGGCCTAGACTAGGCCTTACTGCTTGTGGCTGTGTCCCCTTTCCCCTGACTCCTGGTatctccaccccatctccatcTTCTCAGGGACTGGCTCCTAGCTGTACATCTGGACCTTTGTTCCAGTGGGGAGCCTTGGTACCACCCTGACTAAGGCATGCTGCTCTGGCCACAGGTCTCCatttttcctcaggttcctttaGCACTAAGTAGAGAGACTTTGAAGACATGGACACAGGGCTCTAGTTACAGGTGCTCTAGGAGCTGGAAAGGAGCCAACAGAGGTTGGTGTTGCCTAGGTGGGAACCAGAAACCCATTGTGGTTAGTGTGGTTAGTGGCGGGCAGGCCAGGGCAGTGCAAACTGGTCTAATGCTCTTTCATCCTCTTTTGTCCTGTGGCTGCACCCTACCCCACTTCCCCCCTGACCCCCCACAAAGATGGCAGGTCTCACAGCCAGGGGTGAACCTgtgtttctgtgtccattctcATGGTGAACTGGATGGAAGGCCTTGTCTCTGACCTGTGGGGCAGCTAGCTGTTCATCATGTTATAACGGATACATAGGGCTAGTACCTGCTCCCTGCTACTTGCAGGCTAGGTCTTCAGCCCAGTGGGGCAATAGAGGGTTAAGATGAAGGCTATGGGCTGGCCCTGGGCTTCTCTTGTAGGTAGCTGTGGATGTGAAAGGACTGGACAAGTCCCATGTAGTGAATCTTATAATGAATGCTGTATAGCATAGCCCTGGAGAGGCTGGACTTGGGTGCTAGGGTCATGGATTGCATAAGCCTGGATCTGGTTCCCAGGAATCCCCCATAGTGTGTCCTTGCATCTCTGTCCAGTATCTGTGGACTTTTGTCAACAGTCACTTAGTACCTTTTCCTGTTCCTTGTCCGGGGTCGATGGTGGGTGGCTCCTCTGTGTGGAGGAGCCCCAGGGACCCTGGATACATACTGGGTGGTGACAGCCAAGGTCAGCAGGATGGCCCCAGGACATATCTGTGCCTCTAGAGACCTTCCTCAACATGGTAGAAGCCTTGGAACTCTGGGTCAGGACCCCCGGCTTCCCGGAACAGCCAACTAGGGGGCAGGAGCCAGAGCCCTCTGCTGAACTGACAGATGCTCTGCTTTGCTCCCCCAGATCTCGATCCATCAGTGGTGCGTCCTCAGGCCTTTCTACAAGTCCACTCAGCAGTCCTCGGGTGAGTGACTACCCTCCCAAACCTTCACTTATAGAGCTAGCTAGCCTCAGGAAATCAAAAGGGATCCCAGTTAGAGAACccggggtggggagcagggcctCCAGAGACTGGGAAAAAGCCCCGTCTCTGCCTTGCACACAGGCCTCCTTTGTGGGTTCCTCCTGCCTGCTGCTCTGCTGCTGGGCTCTGGCTAACagcatgttcttttgttttgtgttgtctgttttcttgtatgtcacttgtttttgttgttggttttttttttgttttgtttttttgtttttgtgtgtgtgtgtgtggcaaacCTCCCCCTtgtctgtcccctccctctgGTCCTGCTTGGGTTTCCTGCTTGAATGCTGTCGCTGATCCTGGttgctatgtgtgcatgtgggtggggtgggcatgGGCTCCACTTCGCGGCCACCCCTCCTGACATCACTCTGCGTCACTGTAGCCTGTTAGGAAGTTTGTCCTGCCCCCTCTGCCCCCTGAGCTCCCCTATGTGGCTTGCCCCCTGACCACCTCCTCGGAGCCTGAAGCCTGTCGGAGCACCTCTCGGCCAGGACACATCCTCTCTCCACAGGCCGCCCTGCGGCCCAACCCCAAGACTCAGACCTTGCCGTGCAAGGCCAAGCTGACAGACAAGCCGCTGCAGGGCACCAAGTCCAACCCGCTCCCAGCCTGCACTCAGACCCAGCCTCCTGGAGCCAGCCTTGGCACTCCACTGGTCCTGTCCCCTGGGCCACCCACACTGCCGGTCCCCGCCCGGCTCCTGCCAACTGGGACTGAACCAAACACCAAATCTGTCCCCACCATACAGGtgacccctcacccctcaccaagGGGTAGTCCCCTTCCTACCCCCAAAGGGACGCCTGTCCACACGCCAAAGGAGAGCCCAGCTGGCACACCCAATCCCACACCACCATCCAGCCCTAGTGTTGGAGGAGTGCCCTGGCGGACACGACTGAACTCCATCAAGAATAGCTTCCTGGGCTCACCTCGCTTCCACCGCCGGAAACTGCAAGGTTAGCACTGCTGTGGGGCTGGGTAGGTGGTAGAATCTGCATATGGGGTCTTGCACTGCTCAGATGGAACATGCCAACAGCTGGCGGGTCTGTGGGCCTCTCCACAAGCAGTGGACTCTGTGTCTGCCCTGTACCCTCTTGTCCCAGAATTGTTCTATCATCTTGTGGGCAGCTATGTTCAGCGAGGCCTGTTGGGTGGTCAGGAAGCCTACAGGTCTGAGGCTGTGCTGGGGCCAGTACCTTTGTTCATCTGGGGCCTGGAGAAGCACAATGGGGTTTCAGCACCACAGCACTGACAGCACGCTGAGCGGGGTTTGAGGGGACAAAGTGGGCATGGTCCTGAGACTCGAACCTGCAGCAACAACCAACCTTGCCTTTGTCCTTTCCTGTGCACAGTTCCCACGCCAGAGGAGATGTCCAACCTGACCCCAGAATCCTCTCCAGAGTAAGTGGATTTGCTTGAGGCTGATGAGAGAGGGACCCAGGATCTTTCCCATCAGGCAGGGGATAACCACCTGAGGGCTTTTAGTTCCTGGCCTGAACCCCTTGGGCCTTACTCAGCTCATGAGTCTTTAGGAACTTTAGGTCCTACCCACATGAGAAATGCTAACTCTAGAGTTGGCTGGGGACAAGTGGGTGTGCTCTGGGCTTCCCTGGAGTCTAAGAGATCACAGGGAGGGTTTGGACATAAGGAGAAACGGGCTTGTGCTAAGGAGGAAGGACAGCTACAAGATACAGGTCCCAGGGAGAGCACTAGGGTTATTGGTAGAAGCCTGAGAAAGACAGAGTAGCTGTAGCCTTCAGCTGGAGGGAAGAGAGTGTGGGATGGCCCAGTGTACCCACCCTGCAGATGCTGAGGGCCTGTATAGTGTGGCTTCTCTGTACCTTTCACGGTGGCCTGGCAGTAGTTACTGGCGTAAAAGTAGGAAAACGTCATATGACTGGGGCAGAGGGTAGGGGAAAGCACTGGCAAAGCCCATTACATCATTGTAGCTGTGCCACCTCACACAGTGGCCAGACAAGAGGGAAGGCCTCAGCCCTGTTGCCAGCACTCAGTAAGGACCTGTGGGCAGTTGCTTGCTCTGTGTTAGCAAGTGAAAGTCGCAGAGGTACCTGCTGTGCTTTTTGTCCAGTGAAGGTCAGACACCTAAGCTCACCATTAACTGCCCTGAGGCTCTGGGGGCACAGGACCACTTCTAACTAGGTTAGGCCTTTATgttgttcagagagagagagagagagagagagagagagagagagagaggttagaaAAGTAGGAAATCTGTGACCGTAGCTTGAGGAAAAGCCTTTTGGCTTCCACCTCCACCTTTAGAGGCTTTACTCTCTCAAGCCCTGCATACTGGCTCAGGAAAGCTTTACACCCTCATCTTCTGTCATGAGCCCCTCATTGGTCATAGCCTCCACAGAACCATAGCTGGGAAAGGAAAGGTATCCCAGGAACTGGCTCCTTTGGTTATCCACTATGTCAAGGCAGCTGGGTAGAAGCCATGGGAGCTACAGCAGTCTATAGAGTCCCCCCTCTCTGCTGCCATCAGCTGGAGCCCACCAAGCTGAACATTCTTTGCCTGCCAACCTAGGACCTTCTCTCATGTACCCTTATGGCTCACACCAAGTATTCTGTGTACCCAGGCTAGTACCAGGGCCCAGCAATATGGATACCAGAGCTCTAGCATGGGCTGTGTCACCCAGTGCCACCCAATCCCCTCTGATCATCCAGCTTTGTTCAGATTTGGCCATGTCTCACATGCCATACCAGCCAAATGTTTCTGCTTGCACCTGTGATTTTCAGCCAGAAATTCTGTTTTCTAGAACCACTTGTCTGCTTCAAAATATCCTGAACATTGCTGGTCTCCGGGTCCAGGCATAGGCCTTGGGTACAGGTGGGACAAAGGCCTACACCAGGGGTCTGTATACACAGCACTGGACAGAGCTGACAAAAAGAACACAGAAGGGCTGGGGTCAGCTGACAACAGGAACACAAAAGGGCTGGGGTCCGTGTCTGCCACAGAGGCAAAAGAACCATCCTAGAAATGAAGAAGGGGGAAGCCGCAACCAGGAAACCCTTCATATAGCCTAGACTGACAGTGGCtggggctgcccagcacagatccTCTCATTCATGCTGGCCACAGCCAACCCTATCCCACTGTTGCCACTTCCCTCAGTCTCTAGCATGAGTCCCTGGAACAGAGATGCATCTGACTGAGGGCTGGCTGTGCCCCCACTGTACTTACACCAGGCAGCTGGAAGTCTGCCTGGCCATGCTGACTGGGAGTTGCTTTGAGACAGCCTGTAGCTTAGCCACCCCTAGGGTCTCTGGAGCAGAGATCTAGACCTCACTGGGCATTCTGCTTTGTGATCTCTAGGACTAGGAAAGAATGTCTTCCAATTGCCAATTGTCAAGCTATCATGGGAAGAAAACTAGTCTTGTAGTTGGGTTGGACTTGGGTATCTGCAGATATCTGGGAATCCTGTCAGCAAAGGTGGCAACAACTCCAGCTATGCACATGTCTAGAAGGGAATGGGTGGGACCCCACAAGTGAGGCTGGGGAGCTTGATATCTGCCTTTCATCCCCTTGGACTAGCAGAAGATTATACTTACGAGTAAAGTGTCCACACTTTAGGAGATGGTCTATGCAGTGAGGAATGTGGCAGTGAAGCTGGGTTGTCACTGGTGTAACCTGGCCAGACACCTGTGGCCAGCTGGGCAGCAGTGGAGTCATGGCCAAGCATGATGTCAAGCTAGAGTGGGAAGAAAACTAGTCCTGTAGTTGGGTGGGCAGTGTGTACCAGACCTGTGGCTGTTGGAACTCTGGGCAGGTCCTTCCTTAACTGACCCCAAGGGTCTACCAGGGATCTTACAAGCTCAAGTATGGAGCCACATAATCTTTAATTAATATCAGAGAGCCTCACCAGAAGACTCTGTAACATGCAGCAGCTTCCAGGAGTCTGTGGACATTTCTTTGAGGAAAGTATAGAGGGAGCTTCCCCAAAATGTAGGGATCCAAATAGAGGTTGAGACTCAGACACTTTCTCCCATCCCCTGTCCTACACAGTGGACTGTCTAGCAAGTGCCACTCAGATATCCTGTGGGAGTCAAGGACTTGCAGTTAAGTGTATGTTGGAGTTAAATTTATTGTTAAGGACATAGAATTGGGATTAGTATTGTAAGGTGAAGGTTGGGACAAGGAGTTCGTGTTAAAGACATGGGGTATGAGCTAGTGACATGGAGTTCAGGCTGAGGATATAGATATAGGTTTATGGATGTTGTGGTAAGGTTAGGGGTTATGGTTAGAGAAGTTTGGTTAGGGTTAAGTCTTTTGGTTTATGGTTACAATAAGAAGTATTTGGTTAGGTTTTATCTTGTTTGTGGGGCAAGTTTAGAGTTGGGGACTGCCCTTTGTGCTGGATTGTGGAGTTAGGGGAGTGGGCTTGATCAGGTTGGCATAAGGGCCGCATGGCTGGTCTGGGATGTGGGGAACACTGTTCTACAGCACCAGCCACTCTGGAGGTTACAGAAGAGGACCAGGCATCACATCCCCATCATGACAGCCTCTGCTCTGCCTAGGCTGGCCAAGAAATCGTGGTTCGGGAACTTCATCAAcctggagaaggaggagcagatcTTTGTGGTGATCAAGGACAAGCCCCTGAGCTCCATCAAGGCTGACATCGTTCATGCCTTCCTGTCGGTGAGGCCACGGCAAAGCCAGGTGGACACTTACATCTATGGGCCCAGCCTCCAGGCAGACCATAGGACCTCTCATTCACACAAACTGTACACCTAACTCATCCTTTTGTTCTGCCTGGAGTACCACTGTCTACCTAGGCCTTCATCCTGCTGGGAGCTGCCTAGCACCCTGGGAGTGGGG
Proteins encoded in this region:
- the Brsk2 gene encoding serine/threonine-protein kinase BRSK2 isoform X12 — its product is MTSTGKDGGGAQHAQYVGPYRLEKTLGKGQTGLVKLGIHCVTCQKVAIKIVNREKLSESVLMKVEREIAILKLIEHPHVLKLHDVYENKKYLYLVLEHVSGGELFDYLVKKGRLTPKEARKFFRQIISALDFCHSHSICHRDLKPENLLLDERNNIRIADFGMASLQVGDSLLETSCGSPHYACPEVIRGEKYDGRKADVWSCGVILFALLVGALPFDDDNLRQLLEKVKRGVFHMPHFIPPDCQSLLRGMIEVDAARRLTLEHIQKHIWYIGGKNEPEPEQPIPRKVQIRSLPSLEDIDPDVLDSMHSLGCFRDRNKLLQDLLSEEENQEKMIYFLLLDRKERYPSHEDEDLPPRNEIDPPRKRVDSPMLNRHGKRRPERKSMEVLSVTDGGSPVPARRAIEMAQHGQRSRSISGASSGLSTSPLSSPRVTPHPSPRGSPLPTPKGTPVHTPKESPAGTPNPTPPSSPSVGGVPWRTRLNSIKNSFLGSPRFHRRKLQVPTPEEMSNLTPESSPELAKKSWFGNFINLEKEEQIFVVIKDKPLSSIKADIVHAFLSIPSLSHSVISQTSFRAEYKATGGPAVFQKPVKFQVDITYTEGGEAQKENGIYSVTFTLLSGPSRRFKRVVETIQAQLLSTHDQPSAQHLSGIIPKS
- the Brsk2 gene encoding serine/threonine-protein kinase BRSK2 isoform X9, giving the protein MTSTGKDGGGAQHAQYVGPYRLEKTLGKGQTGLVKLGIHCVTCQKVAIKIVNREKLSESVLMKVEREIAILKLIEHPHVLKLHDVYENKKYLYLVLEHVSGGELFDYLVKKGRLTPKEARKFFRQIISALDFCHSHSICHRDLKPENLLLDERNNIRIADFGMASLQVGDSLLETSCGSPHYACPEVIRGEKYDGRKADVWSCGVILFALLVGALPFDDDNLRQLLEKVKRGVFHMPHFIPPDCQSLLRGMIEVDAARRLTLEHIQKHIWYIGGKNEPEPEQPIPRKVQIRSLPSLEDIDPDVLDSMHSLGCFRDRNKLLQDLLSEEENQEKMIYFLLLDRKERYPSHEDEDLPPRNEIDPPRKRVDSPMLNRHGKRRPERKSMEVLSVTDGGSPVPARRAIEMAQHGQRSRSISGASSGLSTSPLSSPRVTPHPSPRGSPLPTPKGTPVHTPKESPAGTPNPTPPSSPSVGGVPWRTRLNSIKNSFLGSPRFHRRKLQVPTPEEMSNLTPESSPELAKKSWFGNFINLEKEEQIFVVIKDKPLSSIKADIVHAFLSIPSLSHSVISQTSFRAEYKATGGPAVFQKPVKFQVDITYTEGGEAQKENGIYSVTFTLLSGPSRRFKRVVETIQAQLLSTHDQPSAQHLSEPPPPAPGLSWGAGLKGQKVATSYESSL
- the Brsk2 gene encoding serine/threonine-protein kinase BRSK2 isoform X1, whose translation is MTSTGKDGGGAQHAQYVGPYRLEKTLGKGQTGLVKLGIHCVTCQKVAIKIVNREKLSESVLMKVEREIAILKLIEHPHVLKLHDVYENKKYLYLVLEHVSGGELFDYLVKKGRLTPKEARKFFRQIISALDFCHSHSICHRDLKPENLLLDERNNIRIADFGMASLQVGDSLLETSCGSPHYACPEVIRGEKYDGRKADVWSCGVILFALLVGALPFDDDNLRQLLEKVKRGVFHMPHFIPPDCQSLLRGMIEVDAARRLTLEHIQKHIWYIGGKNEPEPEQPIPRKVQIRSLPSLEDIDPDVLDSMHSLGCFRDRNKLLQDLLSEEENQEKMIYFLLLDRKERYPSHEDEDLPPRNEIDPPRKRVDSPMLNRHGKRRPERKSMEVLSVTDGGSPVPARRAIEMAQHGQSKAVFSKSLDIAEAHPQFSKEDRSRSISGASSGLSTSPLSSPRVTPHPSPRGSPLPTPKGTPVHTPKESPAGTPNPTPPSSPSVGGVPWRTRLNSIKNSFLGSPRFHRRKLQVPTPEEMSNLTPESSPELAKKSWFGNFINLEKEEQIFVVIKDKPLSSIKADIVHAFLSIPSLSHSVISQTSFRAEYKATGGPAVFQKPVKFQVDITYTEGGEAQKENGIYSVTFTLLSGPSRRFKRVVETIQAQLLSTHDQPSAQHLSDTTNCMEVMTGRLCKCGTPLSNFFDVIKQLFSDEKNGQAAQAPSTPAKRSAHGPLGDSAAAGPGGDTEYPMGKDMAKMGPPAARREQP